A genome region from Solanum pennellii chromosome 12, SPENNV200 includes the following:
- the LOC107006343 gene encoding serine/threonine-protein kinase STY13-like has translation MQEVSIWCNLQHSNIAEFIGAIKKTNVSKIKIKCKKCANVLSTNGYCCIVVEYVGGGTLQSYLSKHTILKKKLPLDTTIQVALDVAKGLNYIHSNKIVHRDVKTKNLLVDKNGRVKIIDFGISSKFYSPMMVGTSGTMGYMAPEVLSGSSYDHKCDVYSFAICLWEMYACLLPYPQHISHSKISHQIYKYRRPEIPKSCPTALSDIMKKCWDVNPQNRPEMKEVVQMLLAIKTRRQQQQL, from the exons ATGCAAGAAGTTTCTATTTGGTGCAATCTTCAACACTCCAATATTGCTGAG TTCATTGGAGCTATAAAGAAGACGAATgtgtcaaaaattaaaataaaatgtaaaaaatgtgCAAATGTACTAAGTACAAATGGATATTGTTGCATAGTTGTGGAATATGTTGGTGGAGGTACTCTTCAATCCTATCTTTCCAAACATACaatattgaagaagaaattgcCTTTGGATACAACTATACAAGTTGCATTGGATGTTGCTAAAGGGTTGAATTACATTCATTCCAACAAGATTGTTCATAGAGATGTGAAGACTAAAAATTTACTTGTTGACAAAAATGGAAGAGTGAAGATAATTGATTTCGGAATCTCTAGTAAGTTTTATTCTCCTATGATGGTTGGAACAAGTGGAACTATGGGTTATATGGCTCCTGAGGTTTTGAGCGGTTCGTCATATGATCATAAATGTGATGTCTACAGCTTTGCAATTTGCTTGTGGGAAATGTATGCTTGTTTACTTCCATACCCTCAACACATTTCTCATAGTAAAATCTCACATCAAATTTACAAG TATCGAAGGCCTGAGATACCAAAAAGTTGTCCAACAGCATTGTCAGATATAATGAAGAAATGTTGGGATGTAAACCCACAAAAT